In Drosophila santomea strain STO CAGO 1482 chromosome 3L, Prin_Dsan_1.1, whole genome shotgun sequence, a single window of DNA contains:
- the LOC120450606 gene encoding mitogen-activated protein kinase kinase kinase kinase 4 isoform X3 — protein MAHQQQQQLAPSVNCSLDDIDLTALKDPAGIFELIEVVGNGTYGQVYKGRHTKTGQLAAIKVMDVTEDEEEEIKLEINVLKKYSNHRNIATYYGAFIKKSPPGKDDQLWLVMEYCGAGSVTDLVKSTKGQSLKEEWIAYICREILRGLSYLHSNKVIHRDIKGQNVLLTDNAEVKLVDFGVSAQLDRTIGRRNTFIGTPYWMAPEVIACDENPDATYDNRSDLWSLGITALEMAESQPPLCDLHPMRALFLIPRNSPPRLKSKKWSKKFHGFIDTVLVKDYHQRPYTENLLKHGFIKDQPTDRQVRIQLKDHIDRCKKRKQEKEREDYRYSGSDNDDDEPQLAGEHSSIVQAPGGDTLRRNFQQIQEGRLAAEQQQQHHLMAQAQAQAAAAHAAAQAQAQLQQQQQQAAAAAAAAAHAAQQAQQAAQQQAQAQQPQANRQPKPPSRQQVEEPGPPARPPQRLIVVPDPPHANRPLPPTPKCGEPAGQTPQQQQRNSQNNFKPSLPPRRPEPQPQTAAGGQGSQQQAQPEAPPRNNRQSSGLSSSGGSASGGGGGSSKPAAALPQQSNNHLGQPVNPLDPLDSSDSDSEPDEPNDRARNDGTLLASDPPKPLPGLGPVSEDASTTTPLSHGSGGPPNRPLPPTPDDDDQAGDRTLIMKRKLEQNINRLQKSASTSQANVTPSRRGDESNLLRDWDFDRFFPKNANGPRGSGRGSPTTTASLSRSSQLSTLKVDTKLQRASVAEAITRPVPRGYQPLKAEPTASQSIAKEQGSGSGSASGLGTGSASGSGSSGSTNSPAHKRQDSDSRLPMNFERGFRRENSDFFPLAKRYSAVFSGATASGSTAGSPSAQALQRSSAVYQRNSIYNSSISSKSKENAAPGTPGAAAAGTPTPTASASAKPGATAATTTATKGAAPKTSKSLGNFHFLRPRREKTESVIVLQNAAVRAQRQQQLQQQQQQQQQLQQQQQQQNRGGGGGGGGGGSSGVGADGTGLGTPGTRTSSVLPDLLSQASPATPPRHDKSSSEEQYQAAISSSVHSTPSKSFIASSGSGGGGLGLGGGTVVGGVIISSNHSPQSTISLASSSSNSRQNSPKNSISKTRSSSSITNLLHKSASSSSANLHHLTPCSSTSSASISNPLPPHAYALQQKQRSFLTFGFGAGGSGPSRRESHVNVNVTPTSHEAANDTPEIRKYKKRFNSEILCAALWGVNLLIGTENGLMLLDRSGQGKVYQLISRRRFQQMEVLEGQNILVTISGKKNRVRVYYLSWLKSKILRTDGLSDQVERRNGWINVGDLQGAVHFKIVKYERIKFLVIALKDSIEIYAWAPKPYHKFMAFKNFGELEHRPLLVDLTIEDQSRLKVIYGSAEGFHAVDLDSAEVYDIYLPKHTQGAIIPHCIVALPNSNGMQLLLCYDNEGVYVNTVGRVSKNIVLQWGEMPTSVAYIGTGQIMGWGNKAIEIRSVESGHLDGVFMHKKAQRLKFLCERNDKVFFSSAKGASSCQIYFMTLNKPGMANW, from the exons ATGgcgcaccagcagcaacaacaactggctCCATCGGTCAACTGTTCACTGGACGATATCGATCTGACGGCCCTAAAA GATCCAGCTGGCATCTTTGAACTCATCGAAGTTGTGGGCAATGGCACCTACGGTCAGGTCTACAAG GGCCGTCACACGAAGACTGGTCAATTGGCTGCCATAAAGGTGATGGACGTCACCGAGGACGAAGAGGAGGAGATCAAGCTGGAGATTAATGTGCTAAAGAAATACTCGAATCACCGCAACATTGCCACCTACTACGGTGCCTTTATTAAGAAGTCACCGCCTGGGAAGGACGATCAGCTATGGCTGGTGATGGAGTACTGTGGTGCTGGATCGGTGACGGATCTGGTCAAGTCCACCAAGGGTCAGAGCCTGAAGGAGGAGTGGATCGCGTACATCTGCCGCGAGATCCTGCGGGGCCTGAGCTACCTGCACTCGAACAAAGTCATTCATCGCGACATCAAGGGGCAGAATGTGCTCCTCACCGACAATGCCGAGGTGAAGCTGGTGGATTTTGGTGTGTCCGCTCAGCTGGATCGCACGATAGGCCGGCGCAACACATTCATCG GTACTCCCTACTGGATGGCCCCCGAGGTCATTGCCTGCGACGAGAATCCCGACGCCACGTACGACAATCGCTCCGATCTGTGGTCGCTGGGCATCACCGCCCTGGAGATGGCTGAGTCACAGCCCCCGCTCTGCGATCTGCATCCGATGCGCGCCCTCTTCCTGATTCCGCGCAACTCGCCACCCAGACTCAAATCGAAGAAGTGGTCCAAGAAGTTTCACGGCTTTATTGACACGGTGCTAG TTAAGGACTATCACCAGCGGCCTTACACCGAGAACCTGCTGAAGCACGGCTTCATCAAGGACCAGCCCACAGATCGCCAGGTGCGCATCCAGCTGAAGGACCACATCGATCGCTGCAAGAAGCGcaagcaggagaaggagcgcGAGGACTATCGCTACTCGGGCTccgacaacgacgacgacgaacCGCAGCTGGCCGGTGAGCACAGCTCCATTGTCCAGGCACCAGGCGGCGATACGTTGCGCCGCAACTTCCAGCAGATCCAGGAGGGTCGCCTGGCcgccgagcagcagcagcagcatcacctGATGGCCCAGGCGCAGGCCCAGGCGGCTGCCGCCCATGCCGCTGCCCAGGCACAGGCGcaactccagcagcagcaacagcaggctgcggcggcggcagcagcggcggcccATGCAGCACAACAGGCTCAGCAGGCCGcccagcagcaggcgcaggcCCAGCAGCCCCAGGCCAATCGGCAGCCAAAACCGCCATCG cgCCAGCAGGTTGAGGAGCCGGGTCCGCCGGCACGGCCGCCACAGCGCCTGATCGTGGTGCCGGATCCGCCGCACGCCAATCGGCCATTGCCACCGACCCCCAAGTGCGGCGAGCCGGCGGGACAGacgccgcagcaacagcagcgcaaCTCGCAGAATAACTTCAAGCCATCG ttaCCACCAAGGAGACCTGAG CCACAGCCGCAGACGGCCGCCGGTGGCCAGGGATcccagcagcaggcgcagccGGAGGCGCCGCCTCGCAACAATCGCCAGTCAAGCGGTCTATCCTCCTCCGGGGGATCGGCATccggaggcggcggcggctcaTCCAAGCCGGCCGCCGCACTGCCGCAGCAGTCGAACAATCATCTTGGCCAGCCGGTGAATCCACTGGATCCCTTGGACAGCAGCGATTCGGACAGCGAACCGGATGAGCCCAACGATCGGGCCAGGAACGATGGTACTTTACTGGCCAGTGATCCGCCCAAGCCACT GCCCGGCTTGGGACCCGTCTCCGAGGACGCCAGCACGACAACGCCCTTGAGTCACGGCAGCGGTGGACCGCCCAACCGCCCACTGCCCCCCACGCCCGACGACGACGATCAGGCCGGCGATCGGACTTTGATCATGAAGCGC AAACTAGAGCAGAACATAAACCGCCTGCAAAAGTCCGCCTCCACATCGCAAGCCAATGTGACACCGTCGCGTCGCGGCGATGAATCCAATTTGCTGAGAGACTGGGACTTTGATCGCTTCTTCCCCAAGAACGCAAACGGTCCAAGGGGCAGTGGACGTGGTAGTCCCACTACCACTGCCAGCCTGAGCCGCAGCTCCCAGCTGAGCACGCTGAAGGTGGACACGAAGCTGCAGAGGGCTAGTGTGGCGGAGGCCATCACCAGACCAGTTCCCAGGGGCTATCAGCCGCTGAAGGCCGAACCAACTGCCAGCCAAAGTATTGCCAAAGAACAAGGATCGGGATCAGGATCCGCATCGGGATTGGGAACGGGAAGTGCAAGTGGTAGCGGAAGCAGTGGTAGCACCAATTCCCCAGCGCATAAGCGCCAGGACTCGGACTCCCGACTGCCGATGAATTTTGAGCGCGGCTTTCGACGCGAGAACTCGGACTTCTTCCCGTTGGCCAAGCGATACTCGGCTGTGTTCAGTGGTGCCACTGCATCGGGATCCACAGCGGGATCGCCCTCTGCACAGGCACTGCAGAGGTCGAGCGCTGTGTACCAAAGGAACAGCATttacaacagcagcatcagcagtaAGAGCAAGGAGAATGCCGCGCCTGGAACgccaggagcagctgcagcaggaactcccactcccactgccagtgccagtgccaaaccaggagcaactgcagccaCAACCACTGCCACCAAGGGAGCTGCTCCAAAGACCTCCAAGTCCCTGGGCAACTTTCACTTCCTGCGACCGCGTCGCGAAAAGACTGAATCCGTCATTGTGCTGCAGAATGCTGCCGTTCGCGCccaaaggcagcagcaactgcagcagcagcagcaacaacagcagcaactgcagcagcaacagcagcagcag AATcgaggaggcggcggcggcggaggaggcggtggcagCAGCGGCGTGGGCGCCGATGGTACTGGATTGGGAACTCCTGGGACAAGGACCAGCAGTGTCCTGCCGGATCTACTCAGCCAGGCGTCGCCGGCAACGCCACCGCGCCATGATAAATCATCCAGTGAGGAG CAGTATCAAGCGGCCATTAGCTCATCCGTGCATTCCACGCCATCGAAATCGTTTATCGCCAGCAGCGgaagcggcggcggcggtctCGGTTTGGGGGGCGGTACCGTTGTGGGCGGCGTGATTATCAGCAGCAATCACTCGCCCCAATCGACGATATCGCTCGCCTCCTCGTCCTCGAATTCGCGCCAGAATTCGCCCAAGAATTCGATCAGCAAGACGCGCTCCTCCAGCAGTATTACTAATCTCTTGCACAAATCTGCTTCTTCCTCCTCCGCGAACCTGCACCACCTGACGCCCTGCTCCTCGACGTCCTCGGCCTCGATCTCCAATCCGCTGCCACCGCACGCCTACGCCCTGCAACAGAAGCAGCGCAGTTTCCTGACCTTCGGCTTCGGGGCCGGCGGCTCTGGTCCCTCGCGACGGGAGTCGCACGTCAATGTCAATGTAACGCCCACCTCCCACGAGGCGGCCAACGATACGCCCGAGATCCGTAAGTATAAGAAGCGCTTCAACTCGGAGATCCTGTGCGCAGCGCTGTGGGGCGTCAACCTGCTGATTGGAACGGAGAATGGCTTAATGCTGCTAGATCGATCCGGTCAGGGCAAG GTGTACCAGCTCATCTCGCGACGCCGTTTCCAGCAAATGGAGGTGCTAGAGGGCCAGAACATATTGGTCACCATATCCGGCAAGAAGAACCGAGTGCGCGTCTACTACTTGTCCTGGCTAAAGTCAAAGATCTTGCGCACCGACGGACTCTCCGAT CAAGTGGAGCGTCGGAACGGTTGGATAAACGTGGGTGATCTGCAAGGTGCTGTACATTTTAAGATTGTCAAATACGAGAGGATTAAGTTCCTAGTGATTGCATTAAAAGACTctattgaaatttatgcatgGGCTCCCAAACCATATCacaaatttatggcatttaaG AATTTTGGTGAACTGGAACATCGCCCGCTTTTGGTCGATCTCACCATTGAGGATCAGTCGAGACTGAAGGTGATCTATGGCTCCGCCGAGGGTTTCCATGCGGTTGATTTAGACTCAGCTGAAGTATACGATATCTATCTTCCCAAGCAT ACTCAGGGTGCAATCATTCCGCATTGTATTGTGGCGCTTCCCAACTCAAATGGCATGCAATTGCTGCTTTGCTACGACAATGAGGGCGTCTATGTGAACACAGTGGGCCGGGTTTCCAAGAACATTGTACTGCAG TGGGGCGAGATGCCCACCTCGGTGGCCTACATTGGCACTGGACAAATCATGGGCTGGGGCAATAAAGCAATAGAG ATACGTTCCGTCGAGAGCGGCCATTTGGATGGTGTGTTCATGCACAAAAAGGCGCAGCGCTTGAAATTCCTTTGCGAGCGAAACGACAAAGTATTCTTCAGCAGTGCCAAAGGTGCTTCATCGTGTCAAATCTACTTTATGACGCTCAACAAGCCGGGCATGGCCAATTGGTAA
- the LOC120450606 gene encoding mitogen-activated protein kinase kinase kinase kinase 4 isoform X4, with amino-acid sequence MAHQQQQQLAPSVNCSLDDIDLTALKDPAGIFELIEVVGNGTYGQVYKGRHTKTGQLAAIKVMDVTEDEEEEIKLEINVLKKYSNHRNIATYYGAFIKKSPPGKDDQLWLVMEYCGAGSVTDLVKSTKGQSLKEEWIAYICREILRGLSYLHSNKVIHRDIKGQNVLLTDNAEVKLVDFGVSAQLDRTIGRRNTFIGTPYWMAPEVIACDENPDATYDNRSDLWSLGITALEMAESQPPLCDLHPMRALFLIPRNSPPRLKSKKWSKKFHGFIDTVLVKDYHQRPYTENLLKHGFIKDQPTDRQVRIQLKDHIDRCKKRKQEKEREDYRYSGSDNDDDEPQLAGEHSSIVQAPGGDTLRRNFQQIQEGRLAAEQQQQHHLMAQAQAQAAAAHAAAQAQAQLQQQQQQAAAAAAAAAHAAQQAQQAAQQQAQAQQPQANRQPKPPSRQQVEEPGPPARPPQRLIVVPDPPHANRPLPPTPKCGEPAGQTPQQQQRNSQNNFKPSLPPRRPEPQPQTAAGGQGSQQQAQPEAPPRNNRQSSGLSSSGGSASGGGGGSSKPAAALPQQSNNHLGQPVNPLDPLDSSDSDSEPDEPNDRARNDGTLLASDPPKPLPGLGPVSEDASTTTPLSHGSGGPPNRPLPPTPDDDDQAGDRTLIMKRKLEQNINRLQKSASTSQANVTPSRRGDESNLLRDWDFDRFFPKNANGPRGSGRGSPTTTASLSRSSQLSTLKVDTKLQRASVAEAITRPVPRGYQPLKAEPTASQSIAKEQGSGSGSASGLGTGSASGSGSSGSTNSPAHKRQDSDSRLPMNFERGFRRENSDFFPLAKRYSAVFSGATASGSTAGSPSAQALQRSSAVYQRNSIYNSSISSKSKENAAPGTPGAAAAGTPTPTASASAKPGATAATTTATKGAAPKTSKSLGNFHFLRPRREKTESVIVLQNAAVRAQRQQQLQQQQQQQQQLQQQQQQQNRGGGGGGGGGGSSGVGADGTGLGTPGTRTSSVLPDLLSQASPATPPRHDKSSSEEYQAAISSSVHSTPSKSFIASSGSGGGGLGLGGGTVVGGVIISSNHSPQSTISLASSSSNSRQNSPKNSISKTRSSSSITNLLHKSASSSSANLHHLTPCSSTSSASISNPLPPHAYALQQKQRSFLTFGFGAGGSGPSRRESHVNVNVTPTSHEAANDTPEIRKYKKRFNSEILCAALWGVNLLIGTENGLMLLDRSGQGKVYQLISRRRFQQMEVLEGQNILVTISGKKNRVRVYYLSWLKSKILRTDGLSDQVERRNGWINVGDLQGAVHFKIVKYERIKFLVIALKDSIEIYAWAPKPYHKFMAFKNFGELEHRPLLVDLTIEDQSRLKVIYGSAEGFHAVDLDSAEVYDIYLPKHTQGAIIPHCIVALPNSNGMQLLLCYDNEGVYVNTVGRVSKNIVLQWGEMPTSVAYIGTGQIMGWGNKAIEIRSVESGHLDGVFMHKKAQRLKFLCERNDKVFFSSAKGASSCQIYFMTLNKPGMANW; translated from the exons ATGgcgcaccagcagcaacaacaactggctCCATCGGTCAACTGTTCACTGGACGATATCGATCTGACGGCCCTAAAA GATCCAGCTGGCATCTTTGAACTCATCGAAGTTGTGGGCAATGGCACCTACGGTCAGGTCTACAAG GGCCGTCACACGAAGACTGGTCAATTGGCTGCCATAAAGGTGATGGACGTCACCGAGGACGAAGAGGAGGAGATCAAGCTGGAGATTAATGTGCTAAAGAAATACTCGAATCACCGCAACATTGCCACCTACTACGGTGCCTTTATTAAGAAGTCACCGCCTGGGAAGGACGATCAGCTATGGCTGGTGATGGAGTACTGTGGTGCTGGATCGGTGACGGATCTGGTCAAGTCCACCAAGGGTCAGAGCCTGAAGGAGGAGTGGATCGCGTACATCTGCCGCGAGATCCTGCGGGGCCTGAGCTACCTGCACTCGAACAAAGTCATTCATCGCGACATCAAGGGGCAGAATGTGCTCCTCACCGACAATGCCGAGGTGAAGCTGGTGGATTTTGGTGTGTCCGCTCAGCTGGATCGCACGATAGGCCGGCGCAACACATTCATCG GTACTCCCTACTGGATGGCCCCCGAGGTCATTGCCTGCGACGAGAATCCCGACGCCACGTACGACAATCGCTCCGATCTGTGGTCGCTGGGCATCACCGCCCTGGAGATGGCTGAGTCACAGCCCCCGCTCTGCGATCTGCATCCGATGCGCGCCCTCTTCCTGATTCCGCGCAACTCGCCACCCAGACTCAAATCGAAGAAGTGGTCCAAGAAGTTTCACGGCTTTATTGACACGGTGCTAG TTAAGGACTATCACCAGCGGCCTTACACCGAGAACCTGCTGAAGCACGGCTTCATCAAGGACCAGCCCACAGATCGCCAGGTGCGCATCCAGCTGAAGGACCACATCGATCGCTGCAAGAAGCGcaagcaggagaaggagcgcGAGGACTATCGCTACTCGGGCTccgacaacgacgacgacgaacCGCAGCTGGCCGGTGAGCACAGCTCCATTGTCCAGGCACCAGGCGGCGATACGTTGCGCCGCAACTTCCAGCAGATCCAGGAGGGTCGCCTGGCcgccgagcagcagcagcagcatcacctGATGGCCCAGGCGCAGGCCCAGGCGGCTGCCGCCCATGCCGCTGCCCAGGCACAGGCGcaactccagcagcagcaacagcaggctgcggcggcggcagcagcggcggcccATGCAGCACAACAGGCTCAGCAGGCCGcccagcagcaggcgcaggcCCAGCAGCCCCAGGCCAATCGGCAGCCAAAACCGCCATCG cgCCAGCAGGTTGAGGAGCCGGGTCCGCCGGCACGGCCGCCACAGCGCCTGATCGTGGTGCCGGATCCGCCGCACGCCAATCGGCCATTGCCACCGACCCCCAAGTGCGGCGAGCCGGCGGGACAGacgccgcagcaacagcagcgcaaCTCGCAGAATAACTTCAAGCCATCG ttaCCACCAAGGAGACCTGAG CCACAGCCGCAGACGGCCGCCGGTGGCCAGGGATcccagcagcaggcgcagccGGAGGCGCCGCCTCGCAACAATCGCCAGTCAAGCGGTCTATCCTCCTCCGGGGGATCGGCATccggaggcggcggcggctcaTCCAAGCCGGCCGCCGCACTGCCGCAGCAGTCGAACAATCATCTTGGCCAGCCGGTGAATCCACTGGATCCCTTGGACAGCAGCGATTCGGACAGCGAACCGGATGAGCCCAACGATCGGGCCAGGAACGATGGTACTTTACTGGCCAGTGATCCGCCCAAGCCACT GCCCGGCTTGGGACCCGTCTCCGAGGACGCCAGCACGACAACGCCCTTGAGTCACGGCAGCGGTGGACCGCCCAACCGCCCACTGCCCCCCACGCCCGACGACGACGATCAGGCCGGCGATCGGACTTTGATCATGAAGCGC AAACTAGAGCAGAACATAAACCGCCTGCAAAAGTCCGCCTCCACATCGCAAGCCAATGTGACACCGTCGCGTCGCGGCGATGAATCCAATTTGCTGAGAGACTGGGACTTTGATCGCTTCTTCCCCAAGAACGCAAACGGTCCAAGGGGCAGTGGACGTGGTAGTCCCACTACCACTGCCAGCCTGAGCCGCAGCTCCCAGCTGAGCACGCTGAAGGTGGACACGAAGCTGCAGAGGGCTAGTGTGGCGGAGGCCATCACCAGACCAGTTCCCAGGGGCTATCAGCCGCTGAAGGCCGAACCAACTGCCAGCCAAAGTATTGCCAAAGAACAAGGATCGGGATCAGGATCCGCATCGGGATTGGGAACGGGAAGTGCAAGTGGTAGCGGAAGCAGTGGTAGCACCAATTCCCCAGCGCATAAGCGCCAGGACTCGGACTCCCGACTGCCGATGAATTTTGAGCGCGGCTTTCGACGCGAGAACTCGGACTTCTTCCCGTTGGCCAAGCGATACTCGGCTGTGTTCAGTGGTGCCACTGCATCGGGATCCACAGCGGGATCGCCCTCTGCACAGGCACTGCAGAGGTCGAGCGCTGTGTACCAAAGGAACAGCATttacaacagcagcatcagcagtaAGAGCAAGGAGAATGCCGCGCCTGGAACgccaggagcagctgcagcaggaactcccactcccactgccagtgccagtgccaaaccaggagcaactgcagccaCAACCACTGCCACCAAGGGAGCTGCTCCAAAGACCTCCAAGTCCCTGGGCAACTTTCACTTCCTGCGACCGCGTCGCGAAAAGACTGAATCCGTCATTGTGCTGCAGAATGCTGCCGTTCGCGCccaaaggcagcagcaactgcagcagcagcagcaacaacagcagcaactgcagcagcaacagcagcagcag AATcgaggaggcggcggcggcggaggaggcggtggcagCAGCGGCGTGGGCGCCGATGGTACTGGATTGGGAACTCCTGGGACAAGGACCAGCAGTGTCCTGCCGGATCTACTCAGCCAGGCGTCGCCGGCAACGCCACCGCGCCATGATAAATCATCCAGTGAGGAG TATCAAGCGGCCATTAGCTCATCCGTGCATTCCACGCCATCGAAATCGTTTATCGCCAGCAGCGgaagcggcggcggcggtctCGGTTTGGGGGGCGGTACCGTTGTGGGCGGCGTGATTATCAGCAGCAATCACTCGCCCCAATCGACGATATCGCTCGCCTCCTCGTCCTCGAATTCGCGCCAGAATTCGCCCAAGAATTCGATCAGCAAGACGCGCTCCTCCAGCAGTATTACTAATCTCTTGCACAAATCTGCTTCTTCCTCCTCCGCGAACCTGCACCACCTGACGCCCTGCTCCTCGACGTCCTCGGCCTCGATCTCCAATCCGCTGCCACCGCACGCCTACGCCCTGCAACAGAAGCAGCGCAGTTTCCTGACCTTCGGCTTCGGGGCCGGCGGCTCTGGTCCCTCGCGACGGGAGTCGCACGTCAATGTCAATGTAACGCCCACCTCCCACGAGGCGGCCAACGATACGCCCGAGATCCGTAAGTATAAGAAGCGCTTCAACTCGGAGATCCTGTGCGCAGCGCTGTGGGGCGTCAACCTGCTGATTGGAACGGAGAATGGCTTAATGCTGCTAGATCGATCCGGTCAGGGCAAG GTGTACCAGCTCATCTCGCGACGCCGTTTCCAGCAAATGGAGGTGCTAGAGGGCCAGAACATATTGGTCACCATATCCGGCAAGAAGAACCGAGTGCGCGTCTACTACTTGTCCTGGCTAAAGTCAAAGATCTTGCGCACCGACGGACTCTCCGAT CAAGTGGAGCGTCGGAACGGTTGGATAAACGTGGGTGATCTGCAAGGTGCTGTACATTTTAAGATTGTCAAATACGAGAGGATTAAGTTCCTAGTGATTGCATTAAAAGACTctattgaaatttatgcatgGGCTCCCAAACCATATCacaaatttatggcatttaaG AATTTTGGTGAACTGGAACATCGCCCGCTTTTGGTCGATCTCACCATTGAGGATCAGTCGAGACTGAAGGTGATCTATGGCTCCGCCGAGGGTTTCCATGCGGTTGATTTAGACTCAGCTGAAGTATACGATATCTATCTTCCCAAGCAT ACTCAGGGTGCAATCATTCCGCATTGTATTGTGGCGCTTCCCAACTCAAATGGCATGCAATTGCTGCTTTGCTACGACAATGAGGGCGTCTATGTGAACACAGTGGGCCGGGTTTCCAAGAACATTGTACTGCAG TGGGGCGAGATGCCCACCTCGGTGGCCTACATTGGCACTGGACAAATCATGGGCTGGGGCAATAAAGCAATAGAG ATACGTTCCGTCGAGAGCGGCCATTTGGATGGTGTGTTCATGCACAAAAAGGCGCAGCGCTTGAAATTCCTTTGCGAGCGAAACGACAAAGTATTCTTCAGCAGTGCCAAAGGTGCTTCATCGTGTCAAATCTACTTTATGACGCTCAACAAGCCGGGCATGGCCAATTGGTAA